AGCCAAAAAGAAACACTTAAACAAGCAAATAAGTATCCAgtccacaaaaaataaaaaatggaatATTTTAATAGGTTCAGGATGTTCGAACATGATACATTAAGTACTACAATACAGTATAAAGGGAAACCGATCTCCTCATAGTGTGAAAGTTAAAATCCTTAAACTAGTAGTAGAACTGCTTATTTAAATTGCACATTTAAACAGCTAAATATGAATAAGAGAGACAACTTTCACAAGAGCCTTCTTAGTATGAGATACTGATCACTTAAGTACATTTCTCCGATCAGTTCTTAGCACATTTTGACACAAGTCATCCAATATAAAGTGTACCCTAAAATCAATAGCATGACGTAAACAGGAGGCCCTTAGAAACTGAGAATATAGCCAAATGACCAAAGACATTAATACATAGCAATTACACTGCAAAGCCACCCATACAAGATCACATTACAGATAAAGGCAggagaggggaaaaaaaggcATAGAATTTAGAAAACTCAGCTGGTAAATATTAGTTTTTTTCCCCCATCCTGATGTTAACTGGGCAAAACATAAACTGATCATATCCACCATCATTAGTtacccctccccccccccccccccgcaaAAAAAACTCAGGGCCCTTTCTCATTGAGCAATCTTGCCAGTAAACTACCATGATAAGCAATAAAAGTCCAGAAGCGCTATTTTTATgatcttttcttttatcttcTTCATTTACCAGGCGCCAAACAGGATCCTAACACGCTGATTGAGATGCATTACCACTGTTGCCCTACTTGAATAGAAGCCGCTCAATATGCACAACACAGATTTGTGTGAAGTTTTGCAAAGTTATTTAAAAAGctaggaaaaaaataaagaagatgcTGATTATGATCACATTCCATTCAAAAGGTGCTCAAAAAGAAACCAgaagaaaatcaaatttctttgTTAGTAGAGTATAAATAGTTCCAATTTTGACATATTTGATAGAGCATCAAGCTCTTCTTTATGGTTTTGCTTCTCAACATAAAAGTATGGACCGAATCTGGCTCTTAAAATTTATgtatgatttctttttttttttcccttattcTGCAAAGAGATTCCCATCAGCTTAAaggatatttgatggatgaagCAATCACTTACGGAGTAATCTACAGGATTAAATATTGCCAGAAACACATATCCTTTAGCTGTTGACTTTCTTTCTCAAATGAAAGTACAAAATGCAAATGCTACAGTAACAAACTTACAAAGATAAGATAAAAAGAAGCTTCTAAAAATTACCATGCTCCAGAAGTTTGGAACATCAGAATATCAGATCAGCCGCTGGTGTCAAATCACAGAGAAATACTAAGTCCATAATCTCATATTCACATATATCAAGTTGATACATTACCTCACCTCAAAAATGTAAATTTGCACCAGTAAATGAACAGATTGCATCATGTAACCAGAAATTCTGCAGTTTCATATTAAACCCAAAATGCACTACTATTATGACAGCCATATGTGAGAAGTCACAAGAACCAGAAAATCACATTTCAGGTAATCAACGGCAATGTGCATTAGCTATGGATTTCCTTAGAGCAAAAAGGCCTAGCTAACCTGGATTACTTTAGCATCTGGAGTCTCATATACTTGTGCCTCGTAAAGCCCCACACCTGGTTTCTGCAGGCCTGAGCCAAGGTTAGTGCAAAACCAATCAGTCTCCTTCAGTTGAAGCAATAAGCTTAGTGCAAAACCAATCAGACTCCTCCACTCAAAGCAATAAGCTTGGTGCAAAATCAGTCAGTCTCCTCCAATCAAAGCAATTGCATGAAATAGAAAGGCATGACCAtgaaactttaaaaaataataaaaaataattttttaaaaagaaaagaaaaaaactgtGTGCATTTATGTGCTAAGAGTCTAAATGATTTTACCACCCCAGATACAAAGGTGAAAAGGAAGTGCAAACAATTCATGAAATAGCTTAGATATCCAAAAGGAAAATATGCATGTAGCAAGAGAAAAACATGTGTACACAATATCTTCCCTTGTGACTAAGAACTCCTAGTGCATTTATATTTCAATGCAGACCCAAATGACTAAGTTACAAGGATGAAAAATAATACAATGATTTGATGGTTAACTAGAGAGATATGTATGAATATAAATCACAAACCATTCAAGCAAATATTAAAGATATGAGGTTAGATGCAcaatgattttcaaaaaatatcacaTATAATAGCATCCACATGGATTTTCTATTCATGAATCCTTAAAAGTGCAAATATTCTAGTCCACAAAGTACCTTGTAAATTTAGATAGAaagcaaaagggaaaaaaaagtccTTGTTAATGCTGGGAAGTGAAAGAAAAGTGCAACAAAATGAACGTTCCTAGTCTAATTAGTTCACAGGATACCCATGGTCTCCAACAACCTCATAGTAAAAGTGATTGTTCATAGTAAAACTGCTTGCTCACATTATCTGACACGCTGCTGTAAACCTGCAGCAAACTCTGAGTACCCATATCCTCTCACAGTTATCCGTTCAATACTTTCAATTTGCCAAACAATAACAGGAACTCCTCACTTTGATTAATCGCATAAAAAAAGAATGCTTTGCTTGTCCTTCTTTTTACTAAATTTCCCAGATAGCTTTACTAAATGACTGATTCTGTTCAAAATGAAGCCTAACTGGTTAGTGGTTTgtccataaaatcacttgagTAATTCAGTATACCTCATCTGTGAAATAAAAATGTCCTATGTCCACCTTTTCCTGGATATGTCAAAGTAAACACTGTGTCAAGATCATCCTTGCAGGAAACCAGCTCATAGTCCAGCATGATTTCAAGATACTTTAGAGACAGATTCTCCTAAATTTCATCTTTCTATGAGAAAATGTGTCCGTTAATCTTTCTTCTAATCGACCAGCAAGTTATTTTAGGCTGTCAGCAGATAGACCATTAATGTCCACTGGCAAAGGTTGGCCAGTGATTTTGCTCTAGACTGGTTGTGCAAAGTTTTGAAGTCACTTTTCAAACTGAAATTAGTGCTTTAACTTACTTCTTTTATAGCCAAAAAAATTTACGCAATATAAGACTTATCTCAACCATACGTTACTGCaacaatgaagaaaatttaGCATTATTAGTTCCTATGAAATTCACGCAATATAACCATACTACAATcaacagaaaaaagaaacaaaccaaATTGCAAGGTTCACACCAAACTTAAATATTTAGGCAATGCTTTACCAATTGGAGAACCAAATGCACCAGGTGGCAGCGGATCAAACTCCATTCCAAGGACAGGCCCATCCTCCCTTAATCGCTCCCCTAATTGTGCTTCCACAAAGGCAATCGCTCGCAACTCAGACAATGCCTGGGGAGGCTCATAATACCTCTTTACAGCAGGCATTTCAGTTCCAATCCTTGCTAGAGCTGTTCCACTGCGATGAACAACTCTATGCTGCTGTAAAATCTCCGTAGGCCCCAATGCAGTTCGAACCAAACCAAGACTCTGGTCATTCTTCATGCCCCCACCATACCCCCCCACCAGCTCCTTCCCTACTCCATTAGACAACGCTCCAACCATTCCGGGAGACGCCTCCTTCTTCACCCGCTTCTCTCCTGGTGGTTTCCGGTCCTTCAACCTCCTGTGGCAGAACCACATTTGTAACTGCCTATCAGTGAGCCCCAACTTCATTGCCAACTCTGCTCTCATTGCCTCAGATGGATACGTGTCCACTATACAAatgcaacccaaaaaaaaaaacttcattttattCCAGCTATAAGCGAGTAATATTGAAGCACAAAACCTCACAATCAAAATTAAGCAAGTAAATTAGCCAACAGAACTCagacaaacacaataatgagaAATGAACTAACCAGAATAAGCTTTTTCTAGAACCTCCAACTGAGAAGGagtcttcattttcctcttaaCTCTAGGCTCCCCTTCTGGAGTACTGTTCTTCTTCACCACATCATAACCACCACCTTCTGCTCCAGCATCCGccgcagcagcagcagcagaacCACCACTTCCACCACCATCAACCTCCACTTTttccatcaaaatcaaatctttcccaaaaaacataaaaaacccAATACCTCCAAAGATCAAAAAAATCAGCACCAACCCACCATTTCCAACAAGATTCTAAGCATCCCTCTTTAAGATTAAGACTGGGGCTTGAGAAATTGGGGCTTTTTTGagattgaagaaaaagaaagaaagaaagaaagactaAAGACTTGCTCCTCTTCTTATCCCAGAAGTTAATAATAAGACTAATAGTGATAGCAAACCCCAAAAATGTGAATGATGATGATGGAGATGTGCGGTGAGATTTGAAGAATACCCACCAATCAATAAATAAAGTACTCCTACTAATACTGCTATTTCTTTTGGTCTTCTACTTCTACTCTTCAATGCCCACAAGATTTTAACTTTATCTATTCTCCTTACTATCACTTGCTCAAAAGTAATTGAAACCATCACAAGTAAAAGATAATATTGAGGGAATCTATGTTGTTCATTAATTACTAGTAAAATCAATAGAGAAGACAAATTTTGAGCTTCACAAGAACCAATAACAGCAGCAGCAGAAAATAGTACAAGTACTACTAATTCTTCACCAAAAACTCCACTCATGATGACTTTTTTCAAACTTCTCGTTTGCAacccctttttctgtttttggatTTTGTTTAATGGGTTTTGTTTTGTGTGGAAAAAAATATACTGTGATATGGTTGTTGTTGTTGCGGTTGTGgtgtaaaaagaaaagaaaattttcgtGCAGTGTGTGTATTGAGGGTGTGATGTTGCGTGTGAGAGAGAATGAGCGGATTATTTCGAAAAGATTTATTAAACAAAGGGAGGGAGAGGATTGAGAATTGTCAGAAATGGGAAGGCTTTGATTGATTCGTTCATCAATTGAAGGATGctttattgtgtttttttttcagagtttctttcctttttttttccttttttggtggacttttttttaattgtttctttctctctctaaagACTCCAAGTTTCTCTCTCTAAAATTAGACTTGACTCCCTCTCTCTGTCCTTGGAATTCTTTCTTGTTTACTTCTTGTCTAATTTTAGTACGATGATCGGTTTGAGGATTCTGAGGGGTTTTAGCAGAGTAGTATAACATTGCCTAGGCGGATTTGTAGCGCGTGTTTGCAGTCTCCTTTGGTTTCTGGTCGGGAGCAGTGATTGAAACGCGCTTGGTGGAGCGTCTAGGAGCAAGATATGTTATTAGTACTTGCTCTCCTACAAGAACTGCGCGACTTTTTTCCTGTCTTCTGTTGGAAGGAAATTATGGGCCCCATATTAAAACATGGCTGCAGCAATTTATCACATTTAGCTCTTTTCTcagaaatgttatttgcactatatattttattatttacacttCCTTCCTGCTTATTTTATTGTAtagtttaataaataaaaattatataattaaaataaaaaaattagagtgcaaataacattttcttTTTGCTAATGATGTACTGCTGGTGTCCAAAATTCGGGTGAAACTAATTTTGTTAAtctcattatttttcactcTGATTAAAGATTGTTGATGTTCAAAAAGGTCGTTTTTGGGAGCTGTGAAtggaaaagaaatagaaaaaaaatggagagaaaatgaGGGCTTTCCTTACTTTTGGCTGAAATTTTTGCAGTGAAGTAGAGAAACAAATAAGTTTGGTTTTTTATCTACTTAATTTGTTCAAGTATAGAATCAAATACCACCCTCGTGAAGCTAATAGGATAGTTTATATGCATCAGTCCCTAGTACGATTTCTTACCCATCAGACTCATCAGAGGCAACCCCAATAGAGCGATTCTCCAACTTGTAAAGATCATTTGGTTGGGTAAACAACCATTAGTTACTCCAAATCCACCTCTATATCTTTTGATCCAAAAGAGATTTTAAATCTTATAAGATGGGGGAAAAGGGAGAAATTGAGAAGAAACATTTTATGATTACCTGATTAATAACAGGTCAAGTTGATAGATTTAGGATTctattttggggtcaaaattttaTGGGGTTAATTTTGGAGCATTTTAAATTCCAGTCCTTGAATGATCCTTAAAGCTTAAGCTTAAACGTAGGTACATTAATGAAATTCAAAGATGTTACGTTTCACCAGAAGGCTTCTTCAATCTTGTCAACTTGTCATAATTCttcaagtgaagataaaatcaGAATAATTTATTCTTAGGGAGTATGTCTTTGATATTTAGAGGTCAAAAAACAAGTCAATTATTTTGTGCACAGGAATGAAGTTTCCAAGAAAGAGGTCTGTTTATGGCCCCAGAAGTGAAAAGAACGTCCATGGCTTGCAATTACCTAAAAATTGCTATGGAACTAACAAGAATCTAACGAGCCAAATTTGCACCAACTGAGAACTAGCAGATCCTGCAAAGTGGGAAATAACTATAGATTCAATGACCAACTTTAGCAATGCATTAAACccacaagaatgaattttgaacATTGGCAATGGATTTCAAGAAAAAGGAGGATGAAGTTTGCATCAAGCGCGAGAGAGGGGAAAGCCAATTCCATGTCTCTTGGTTGGGAATACAACGAATATTATACTACAAACAATACCAACGAAAACAGGCAGTGCAGTCAGAAACTCCTGAGCTTCTTCTGATCTTGATGGATAGAAACAGTTAATCACATTTTGATCAAACATTGCCACAGCACCAAAAACCAGTACTGACATGAATGCATGAAAAAAATCAATGAACTTTATCCTGTATTTTGGAGCATCCTCGGGAGAAACCGTGATTGAACCATCAATAATCCACAATCCACGAAATGTCGCCATGCCATACCGAACTTTCCCTCGCTCATCCCTGATGCTATCTGTGAAGCAAAGCACGAAACAGGAGATCCCACAAAGGCCAAGAAGGCCTAAAGTCAAGGATTTGCTGATGATGGATTGACATCTTCCTTCATGAGTCAAAGCTGGTGACAAAATCCGGAATGCAAGAACTGAACCTGTGGGGAGAAGATTGGCCAAATGGGCTGTTCCCTTGAAGGTTTTCCTGATTGCCTTTTGTCCAGGTGGTTTTTGAGGTTTTAAACCAGGTTGATCTCCAAGGAGGGGTGCTTGCAATTGTTCTTCTAGCGTGGCAAATGCTTGGTTGGCTGTAATATTTTGTGCActcatgtttaattttcttggTTCAAATTCTTGATCTCCGTTTCTTTTTTTAATCCCTTTCAATCTTTATTCCCAGGatgttttgaacaaattatATTTGTTCTAGGGGTCTATTCAGAAAACATAGGAGAAAGATTGAATTGGCTGAAGTTTATGTTCTGATTGAATTATCAGATCAATATGGAATTATGATCAGATGAAGGTTTCCAAGAAAGTTTGAT
The DNA window shown above is from Coffea arabica cultivar ET-39 chromosome 5e, Coffea Arabica ET-39 HiFi, whole genome shotgun sequence and carries:
- the LOC113687587 gene encoding protein DMP7-like, whose product is MSAQNITANQAFATLEEQLQAPLLGDQPGLKPQKPPGQKAIRKTFKGTAHLANLLPTGSVLAFRILSPALTHEGRCQSIISKSLTLGLLGLCGISCFVLCFTDSIRDERGKVRYGMATFRGLWIIDGSITVSPEDAPKYRIKFIDFFHAFMSVLVFGAVAMFDQNVINCFYPSRSEEAQEFLTALPVFVGIVCSIIFVVFPTKRHGIGFPLSRA